The Lycium ferocissimum isolate CSIRO_LF1 chromosome 1, AGI_CSIRO_Lferr_CH_V1, whole genome shotgun sequence genome includes a region encoding these proteins:
- the LOC132048188 gene encoding uncharacterized protein LOC132048188 isoform X1 produces MEELQTILTEVFGDSSDSEGEEQQQFLHAHCAENRVNVKALSGSVFGESHSWEKISEINGLWLCKDFLSSDQQSMLLSSIHQEGWFAESSSNQAMRFGDLPGWAVELSSSIHEVIVSDNYVAESENCEKGKEACIFPQDLLWREPLFDQLIVNMYQPGEGICPHVDLMRFEDGIAIVSLESSCVMHFSRVKSETCKAQDPQQKVPVLLTPGCLILMWGEARYLWKHEINRKPGFQIWEGQEIDQNRRISVTLRKLGLTD; encoded by the exons ATGGAAGAACTGCAGACGATTCTAACGGAAGTGTTTGGCGATTCATCAGACAGCGAAGgcgaagaacaacaacaatttctCCATGCTCATTGTGCAGAGAATCGGGTCAATGTAAAAGCCCTATCCGGGTCAGTGTTTGGAGAAAGTCACAGTTGGGAAAAAATCAGTGAAATTAATGGTCTTTGGCTGTGCAAAGACTTTTTATCAAGTGATCAACAATCAATGTTGTTATCATCAATCCATcaag AAGGATGGTTTGCTGAGTCTTCAAGCAATCAG GCTATGAGGTTTGGTGACCTACCAGGGTGGGCGGTTGAGCTATCGAGCTCTATCCATGAGGTGATTGTTTCTGATAATTATGTTGCAGAGTCGGAAAACTGTGAAAAGGGCAAGGAAGCTTGTATTTTTCCACAAGATCTGTTATGGAGGGAACCCCTATTTGATCAGCTTATAGTTAACATGTATCAACCAGGTGAG GGAATCTGTCCGCACGTTGATCTAATGCGCTTTGAGGATGGAATCGCTATCGTTTCTCTAGAGTCATCCTGCGTGATGCATTTTTCTCGAGTCAAGAGTGAAACATGCAAAGCCCAAGATCCACAACAAAAAGTTCCTGTGCTTTTGACACCGGGATGTCTTATTCTGATGTGGGGAGAAGCACGCTATCTTTGGAAACATGAGATAAATCGAAAGCCTGGGTTTCAAATATGGGAAGGCCAAGAGATTGACCAGAACAGAAGGATATCGGTGACACTGAGGAAACTCGGTCTCACTGACTAA
- the LOC132048210 gene encoding translocator protein homolog, whose amino-acid sequence MASQDQLKHRSTTKVQQDEQQNEPLQTEQYQKADNDDTKMNKTIRSSTRKQIAKRGLKSLGIALSIPLLLTLLDISFFGSSYQYAKMDKPFWIPRLWALHLACLGSAFLMGLSAWLVWAEGGFHRQPMAMLLYLSQLGLSLAWDPVVFKAGATKVGLVLCMALFGVLIACVRAFKNVNPTAGNLVKPCLGWAVLLSLANLKLVFH is encoded by the coding sequence ATGGCTTCTCAAGATCAACTCAAACACAGAAGCACCACCAAAGTACAACAAGATGAACAACAAAATGAacctctacaaacagaacaaTACCAAAAAGCTGATAACGATGATACAAAAATGAACAAAACCATcagatcatcaacaagaaaaCAGATAGCCAAACGAGGCCTTAAGTCATTGGGAATAGCTTTATCCATCCCACTATTATTAACTCTCCTAGACATCTCCTTTTTTGGTTCAAGTTACCAGTATGCAAAAATGGATAAGCCTTTTTGGATCCCACGTTTATGGGCTTTACACTTGGCTTGTTTGGGTTCTGCTTTTCTTATGGGCCTTTCTGCTTGGCTTGTTTGGGCTGAAGGTGGGTTTCATCGACAGCCTATGGCTATGCTTTTGTATTTAAGTCAATTGGGCTTGAGTTTGGCTTGGGATCCAGTGGTGTTCAAGGCTGGAGCTACTAAGGTTGGGTTGGTATTGTGTATGGCTTTGTTTGGAGTGTTGATTGCGTGTGTTAGAGCTTTTAAAAACGTGAATCCTACAGCTGGGAATCTGGTTAAACCTTGCCTTGGATGGGCTGTGCTTTTGAGTCTAGCAAATCTTAAGCTTGTATTCCACTAG
- the LOC132048160 gene encoding translocase of chloroplast 159, chloroplastic yields the protein MDSEKAPPVVSSPGSSSPPPINNSSSSPDIQNVSNINLDENTDSQTNSNNNSDRTIVSGQQEKPVLADPDEGTLEKSRIGEQQLDKPVSEVSMNEVFDKVEVLGEKKSDGVVLNEDSGGVGNSLPDSTDATETPGTGIEGNTEEFDSVDKSNSSIDQVKDSGGEVAVGAELKEGEVGSTQDEVKGTVEDEKTGLEAGEDRSAKEEVKETVVENVKNEASTVEETVASSNLKEAEEPTSVVEESSIASSNLKEAKEPTSVVEESSIASSNLKEAEEPTPVVEESPIASSNLKEAEEPTSVTEESAIASSDLKEAKEPTSVTEESAVASSDVKEAEEPTPVIEESATASSDVKEAEEPTPVIEESAIASSDVKEGGEPTSVVEESAIPSDDAEKPNKTVVEPSESLLVDDADGEKFTSEGDAVVDAIEGDVAGPGVAVVGDVEESKKVEEPVQSTTDENATSVKGVGETTQLIEEVANMTVDEEADVQNSKPAVDDNVAAAESKPVTDNIVDAGSDGKLDSGDVKTGDVVAAPEEIKEAVPDVGSKKLDVKDVEVEPQQAVSKTVYANGDHSGESIEGDVVEAEVSVQSSAISRAITGSEQDGKAKDQIDEEAYHEGGAISDEETDGMVFGSSEAARKFIEELERESGGGSFAGAEASQEMDGQIVTDSEEEVDTDEEGDGKELFDSAALAALLKAATGGDSDGGSITISSQDGSRLFSVERPAGLGSSLRSLRPAPRPNQPNLFNPSSLQNSGESENNLSEEEKKKLEKLQQIRVKFLRLIHRLGLSSDESIAAQVLYRMALIARRQNSPLFNMEAAKMTALQLEAEGKGDLDFSVNILVIGKSGVGKSATINSIFGEEKTSIDAFGPSTTSVKEISGVVDGVKIRVFDTPGLKSSVMEQGFNRNVLSSVKKFTKKNPPDIFLYVDRLDAQTRDLNDLPMLKTITSCLGPSIWRSAIVTLTHGASAPPDGPSGSPLSFDVFVTQRSHVVQQSIGQAVGDLRMMSPSLMNPVSLVENHPSCRKNREGQKILPNGQSWRPQLLLLSYSMKILSEASALSKPEDPFDHRKLFGFRTRSPPLPYMLSSMLQSRAHPKLSADQGGDNGDSDIDLDDLSDSDQEEEDEYDQLPPFKPLRKAQLAKLSKEQRKAYFEEYDYRVKLLQKKQVREELRRMKEMKSNKGKEAAIEYGYAEEEADGGAAAPVAVPLPDMVLPPSFDSDNPAYRYRFLEPTSQFLARPVLDTHGWDHDCGYDGVNVEQSLAIATRFPAAVTVQVTKDKKDFSINLDSSVSAKHGDNGSTMAGFDIQSIGKQLAYIVRGETKFKNLKKNKTAAGISVTFLGENVVTGLKVEDQIILGKQYVLVGSAGTVRSQSDTAYGANFEVQRREADFPIGQVQSTLSLSVIKWRGDLALGFNSMAQFAVGRNSKVAVRAGINNKMSGQVTVRTSSSDQLSLALTAIIPTAIAIYRKLWPDAGEKYSIY from the coding sequence ATGGATTCTGAAAAAGCGCCTCCTGTTGTCTCTTCTCCAggttcttcttctcctcctcctatcaacaattcttcttcttctcctgaTATTCAAAATGTCTCCAATATTAATCTGGATGAAAACACGGATTCCCAAACTAATAGTAACAATAATAGTGATAGAACAATTGTGAGTGGTCAGCAAGAAAAGCCAGTTCTTGCTGACCCAGATGAGGGAaccctagaaaaatcaagaattggTGAACAACAGTTAGATAAGCCTGTTTCTGAGGTTTCTATGAATGAGGTTTTTGATAAAGTTGAggttttgggggaaaaaaagagTGATGGGGTTGTGTTGAATGAGGATTCTGGTGGGGTTGGGAATAGTTTACCTGATTCTACCGATGCCACTGAAACTCCGGGCACGGGAATCGAGGGAAATACTGAAGAATTCGACTCGGTTGACAAGTCGAATTCTTCGATTGACCAGGTGAAAGATAGTGGTGGTGAGGTTGCAGTAggtgcagagttgaaagagggtGAGGTGGGGTCCACTCAAGATGAGGTGAAGGGAACTGTGGAGGATGAAAAGACGGGATTGGAAGCGGGTGAGGATAGGTCTGCTAAGGAGGAGGTGAAGGAAACTGTTGTGGAGAATGTAAAGAATGAAGCTTCAACAGTGGAGGAAACAGTCGCTTCATCTAATTTGAAGGAGGCTGAGGAACCTACTTCGGTCGTTGAGGAGAGTTCTATTGCTTCCTCTAATTTGAAGGAGGCTAAGGAACCTACCTCGGTCGTTGAGGAGAGTTCTATTGCTTCCTCTAATTTGAAGGAGGCTGAGGAACCTACCCCGGTCGTTGAGGAGAGTCCTATTGCTTCCTCTAATCTGAAGGAGGCTGAGGAGCCTACCTCGGTCACTGAAGAGAGTGCTATTGCTTCATCGGATTTGAAGGAGGCCAAGGAACCTACTTCGGTCACTGAAGAAAGTGCTGTTGCTTCATCTGATGTGAAGGAGGCCGAGGAACCTACCCCGGTCATTGAAGAGAGTGCTACTGCTTCATCTGATGTGAAGGAGGCTGAGGAACCTACCCCGGTCATTGAAGAGAGTGCTATTGCTTCATCTGATGTGAAGGAGGGCGGGGAACCTACCTCAGTTGTTGAAGAGAGTGCTATACCTAGTGATGATGCCGAAAAACCCAATAAGACGGTAGTTGAACCGTCAGAGTCTTTGTTGGTTGATGATGCAGATGGTGAGAAATTTACTTCAGAAGGAGATGCAGTTGTGGATGCTATTGAAGGCGACGTCGCAGGGCCTGGGGTTGCTGTTGTTGGAGATGTagaagaaagcaagaaagtGGAAGAACCTGTTCAAAGTACTACTGATGAGAATGCAACTTCAGTAAAGGGTGTTGGTGAGACCACACAACTTATTGAAGAAGTGGCTAATATGACTGTTGATGAAGAAGCAGATGTACAAAACTCTAAGCCTGCGGTGGATGATAATGTTGCAGCTGCAGAATCAAAGCCTGTGACAGATAACATTGTTGATGCTGGAAGTGATGGAAAACTAGATTCTGGAGACGTTAAGACTGGTGATGTGGTAGCTGCTCCCGAGGAAATCAAAGAAGCAGTTCCTGATGTTGGTAGTAAAAAGCTGGATGTGAAGGATGTTGAAGTGGAACCTCAGCAGGCAGTGTCCAAAACTGTTTATGCCAATGGTGACCATTCTGGAGAAAGCATTGAGGGAGATGTAGTGGAAGCTGAAGTCTCTGTTCAATCATCTGCCATATCAAGGGCAATCACTGGCTCAGAGCAAGATGGAAAAGCTAAAGATCAAATAGATGAAGAAGCTTACCATGAAGGAGGCGCTATTTCAGATGAAGAGACGGATGGTATGGTTTTTGGAAGCTCCGAAGCTGCCAGAAAGTTTATTGAGGAACTGGAAAGGGAATCTGGTGGTGGCTCCTTTGCTGGTGCTGAGGCTTCGCAGGAAATGGATGGTCAGATTGTCACTGACTCAGAGGAGGAGGTTGATACCGATGAAGAAGGAGATGGGAAGGAGTTGTTCGATTCAGCTGCCTTAGCTGCCCTTTTAAAAGCAGCAACAGGTGGTGATTCTGATGGTGGCAGCATCACAATCTCGTCTCAAGATGGATCAAGACTCTTCTCGGTTGAACGTCCTGCTGGTCTTGGTTCATCACTCCGGTCACTGAGGCCAGCTCCCCGACCAAACCAACCCAATCTTTTTAATCCATCCAGTCTTCAGAACAGTGGAGAATCTGAGAACAACTTGagtgaagaagagaagaagaaactGGAGAAACTACAGCAGATTAGGGTCAAGTTTTTGAGGCTTATTCACAGGTTGGGGCTTTCTTCTGATGAATCCATAGCTGCACAAGTTTTGTACCGGATGGCACTTATTGCACGAAGGCAAAACAGTCCACTTTTTAACATGGAGGCTGCCAAGATGACGGCTCTCCAGCTTGAAGCAGAGGGGAAAGGTGATCTGGACTTCTCTGTGAATATCCTGGTTATTGGAAAATCTGGGGTGGGTAAGAGCGCTACCATAAACTCAATCTTTGGAGAGGAAAAAACATCAATTGATGCCTTTGGACCTTCTACCACCAGTGTGAAAGAGATTAGTGGTGTTGTAGATGGTGTTAAGATTCGGGTATTTGATACACCTGGTCTCAAATCCTCTGTGATGGAACAGGGTTTCAATCGCAATGTCTTGTCTTCAGTAAAGAAGTTTACTAAGAAGAATCCCCCTGATATTTTCCTCTATGTTGATCGGCTAGATGCCCAAACTAGAGATCTCAATGATCTTCCTATGCTGAAGACTATCACAAGTTGTCTTGGCCCTTCAATATGGCGAAGTGCGATAGTCACCCTCACACATGGAGCTTCTGCACCTCCAGATGGACCTTCTGGATCCCCTTTaagttttgatgtgtttgtgactcAAAGATCTCATGTTGTTCAGCAGTCTATCGGGCAAGCAGTAGGCGATTTACGAATGATGAGTCCAAGTTTGATGAATCCTGTCTCTCTGGTAGAAAATCATCCATCTTGTAGGAAGAATAGGGAAGGACAGAAGATACTACCTAATGGCCAGAGCTGGAGGCCTCAATTACTGCTATTAAGCTACTCAATGAAGATATTATCTGAAGCAAGTGCACTTTCAAAGCCTGAAGATCCATTTGATCACCGTAAGCTCTTTGGTTTCCGCACACGCTCACCCCCTCTTCCCTACATGCTTTCCTCAATGTTGCAGTCACGCGCGCATCCAAAGCTTTCTGCTGACCAAGGTGGTGATAATGGTGATTCAGACATCGATTTGGATGATTTGTCTGACTCTgaccaagaagaagaagatgagtATGACCAGCTTCCTCCCTTTAAGCCTCTTCGGAAGGCTCAGCTCGCTAAGCTCAGCAAAGAACAGAGGAAGGCATATTTTGAGGAGTATGATTATAGGGTCAAGCTCCTCCAGAAGAAACAGGTTAGAGAAGAGTTAAgaagaatgaaagaaatgaaaagtaatAAGGGAAAAGAGGCGGCAATCGAGTATGGTTATGCAGAGGAAGAAGCTGATGGAGGCGCAGCAGCTCCTGTAGCAGTTCCCCTACCGGACATGGTCCTCCCACCTTCTTTTGACAGCGATAATCCTGCTTACAGGTACCGCTTTTTGGAGCCCACATCGCAGTTCCTTGCAAGGCCTGTTCTGGACACGCATGGTTGGGATCATGATTGTGGCTATGATGGTGTTAATGTGGAACAGAGTTTAGCCATTGCAACTCGTTTCCCTGCTGCAGTTACTGTGCAAGTCACCAAAGATAAGAAGGATTTCAGTATCAATTTGGACTCTTCTGTTTCTGCTAAGCACGGAGATAATGGATCAACCATGGCTGGATTTGATATTCAAAGTATCGGAAAACAACTTGCCTATATTGTCCGAGGAGAAACCAAATTcaaaaacttgaagaagaacAAGACTGCTGCCGGAATTTCTGTTACCTTTCTGGGTGAAAATGTGGTTACTGGACTTAAAGTTGAAGATCAAATCATCTTAGGCAAGCAATACGTTCTAGTTGGCAGCGCTGGCACTGTTCGATCTCAGAGTGACACGGCTTATGGTGCGAACTTTGAAGTGCAGAGGAGGGAGGCAGATTTTCCCATTGGTCAGGTGCAATCTACGTTGTCTTTGTCTGTTATAAAGTGGAGAGGTGATTTGGCTCTAGGGTTCAACAGTATGGCGCAATTCGCAGTGGGACGTAATTCGAAGGTAGCTGTTCGAGCAGGTATCAATAACAAGATGAGTGGGCAAGTAACTGTGAGAACAAGCAGTTCAGACCAGCTGTCTCTTGCACTTACTGCTATTATTCCAACTGCAATTGCTATCTACAGGAAGCTTTGGCCTGATGCTGGCGAGAAGTACTCAATTTActaa
- the LOC132048188 gene encoding uncharacterized protein LOC132048188 isoform X2, with translation MEELQTILTEVFGDSSDSEGEEQQQFLHAHCAENRVNVKALSGQSFYICFLIVAAEGWFAESSSNQAMRFGDLPGWAVELSSSIHEVIVSDNYVAESENCEKGKEACIFPQDLLWREPLFDQLIVNMYQPGEGICPHVDLMRFEDGIAIVSLESSCVMHFSRVKSETCKAQDPQQKVPVLLTPGCLILMWGEARYLWKHEINRKPGFQIWEGQEIDQNRRISVTLRKLGLTD, from the exons ATGGAAGAACTGCAGACGATTCTAACGGAAGTGTTTGGCGATTCATCAGACAGCGAAGgcgaagaacaacaacaatttctCCATGCTCATTGTGCAGAGAATCGGGTCAATGTAAAAGCCCTATCCGG GCAAAGCTtttatatttgcttcttgattgTGGCTGCAGAAGGATGGTTTGCTGAGTCTTCAAGCAATCAG GCTATGAGGTTTGGTGACCTACCAGGGTGGGCGGTTGAGCTATCGAGCTCTATCCATGAGGTGATTGTTTCTGATAATTATGTTGCAGAGTCGGAAAACTGTGAAAAGGGCAAGGAAGCTTGTATTTTTCCACAAGATCTGTTATGGAGGGAACCCCTATTTGATCAGCTTATAGTTAACATGTATCAACCAGGTGAG GGAATCTGTCCGCACGTTGATCTAATGCGCTTTGAGGATGGAATCGCTATCGTTTCTCTAGAGTCATCCTGCGTGATGCATTTTTCTCGAGTCAAGAGTGAAACATGCAAAGCCCAAGATCCACAACAAAAAGTTCCTGTGCTTTTGACACCGGGATGTCTTATTCTGATGTGGGGAGAAGCACGCTATCTTTGGAAACATGAGATAAATCGAAAGCCTGGGTTTCAAATATGGGAAGGCCAAGAGATTGACCAGAACAGAAGGATATCGGTGACACTGAGGAAACTCGGTCTCACTGACTAA
- the LOC132048172 gene encoding stress-related protein yields the protein MAEADVRPPTDSVAEDEKKLKYLDFVQVAAIYVIVCFSTLYEYGKGNSGPLKPGVQAVEATVKTVIGPVYEKFHDVPFDLLKFIDLKVIELMTEVDRHVPSLLKQASSQALVIAHKAPEIARDLASEVQCDGLVDTASNVAKALYTKYEPTAKELYTKYEPVVEKNAVSAWRSLNRLPLFPQVAQILVPTAAYWSEKYNQAVTYASENGYVAAYYFPIIPIERIAKVFEGTPATENGHSVSAIDSTVASAQ from the exons ATGGCCGAGGCAGATGTTAGGCCACCTACTGATTCA GTAGCAGAAGATGAGAAGAAACTCAAGTATCTAGATTTCGTTCAAGTTGCAGCGATCTATGTGATTGTTTGCTTCTCAACTTTGTACGAATACGGCAAAGGGAATTCCGGCCCGTTGAAACCTGGTGTCCAGGCCGTAGAAGCCACTGTTAAAACCGTCATCGGACCGGTTTATGAGAAGTTCCACGACGTCCCTTTCGATCTCCTCAAGTTCATCGACCTAAAG GTTATAGAGTTGATGACAGAAGTTGATCGCCATGTGCCTTCTCTACTAAAGCAAGCATCAAGCCAAGCTCTGGTAATAGCTCACAAGGCACCAGAAATAGCTCGAGATCTCGCCAGCGAGGTACAGTGCGATGGCTTAGTGGACACAGCTAGTAACGTAGCTAAAGCACTCTACACAAAGTACGAACCCACAGCCAAGGAACTATACACAAAATACGAGCCAGTTGTCGAGAAGAACGCGGTTTCAGCATGGCGATCTCTAAACAGGCTTCCTTTGTTCCCTCAAGTGGCTCAGATTTTGGTGCCCACAGCTGCTTATTGGAGCGAAAAATACAATCAAGCTGTGACCTACGCGTCCGAAAATGGCTATGTGGCGGCGTATTATTTTCCGATTATTCCTATCGAGAGGATCGCGAAGGTGTTTGAAGGCACCCCCGCCACTGAGAACGGGCATTCTGTTTCCGCGATTGACAGTACTGTTGCCTCGGCGCAATGA